A window of the Mesorhizobium opportunistum WSM2075 genome harbors these coding sequences:
- a CDS encoding LysR family transcriptional regulator → MALPSLNGMRAFEAAARLGSVKDAAEELHLTPSAVSRHIRALERNLGQDLFERGFRQITPTIRGSYYARSLSEAFEAIWRATDDVSFSDGPSHGRTQRVRVLCVPAVLNLWLADRLPNFRRLHPSVDLEISSSGKRANFDLAIVDEFVYKAGPALTLLIPLLLTPICAPSLLEGPVPLRSPADLVNHHLIHECETMRWKRWLEQEGVLETSPKSSTTLDDCTLIMREAVNGAGIALADTMMAQDFLQQGKLVAPFRARHTYPAGIYLHQRRSIGNKPGTSLFQDWLLSEVEDHKRAMAIT, encoded by the coding sequence ATGGCCTTACCTTCACTCAATGGCATGCGCGCCTTCGAGGCCGCCGCACGTCTTGGCAGCGTCAAGGACGCGGCCGAAGAACTGCACCTGACACCCTCTGCCGTCAGCCGCCACATCCGTGCACTTGAACGGAATCTTGGCCAGGATCTGTTCGAACGCGGCTTTCGCCAGATCACGCCGACCATCAGGGGCTCCTACTATGCGCGCAGCCTCTCGGAAGCATTCGAGGCCATCTGGCGCGCCACCGACGATGTCAGCTTCTCCGATGGCCCGAGCCACGGCCGGACCCAGCGTGTCCGGGTCTTGTGCGTGCCGGCTGTTCTCAATCTTTGGCTTGCGGACCGGCTGCCGAATTTTCGCCGGCTGCATCCGTCCGTCGATCTGGAGATCTCGAGTTCGGGCAAGCGCGCCAACTTCGATTTGGCCATCGTCGACGAATTCGTCTACAAGGCCGGCCCGGCCTTGACGCTGTTGATCCCGCTGCTGCTGACGCCGATCTGCGCGCCCTCGTTGCTCGAAGGGCCGGTGCCGCTGCGATCGCCTGCCGATCTGGTCAATCACCACTTGATCCATGAATGCGAGACGATGAGGTGGAAGCGTTGGCTGGAGCAGGAAGGCGTTTTGGAGACATCGCCGAAATCCAGCACGACCCTGGACGATTGCACACTGATCATGCGCGAGGCGGTCAACGGCGCTGGCATCGCGCTTGCCGACACGATGATGGCACAGGATTTTCTGCAGCAAGGCAAGCTTGTCGCCCCGTTTCGCGCCCGCCACACCTATCCGGCCGGCATCTACCTGCATCAGCGTCGCAGCATCGGCAACAAGCCGGGCACCAGCCTGTTTCAGGATTGGCTGCTTTCCGAAGTCGAGGACCACAAGCGCGCGATGGCCATCACCTAA
- a CDS encoding leucyl aminopeptidase, whose protein sequence is MPQSPVPVFEAADEISAEASVVVILQTAQTGFGPRAAALDVELSGILSRACSDPDALAESGTCIDVIAPQTVSARRIIVLALGKAEALTALSLARAGGLLAVHLEGKSECAATLLLDPIAGVDLPGADILARVALGMRLRRYRFDMRNQRQGAGADRTLRVQLVGASGAELTPALARMNAIADGVEYARTLVNLPPNHLHPDNFHDHLEPLREAGIDVEILDTAKLGELGMNAILAVGSGSVRLPRVAVLRYRGKGAPAQPMAFVGKGVCFDSGGLCIKRGEQMFDMKADMGGAAAVVGLLIALARQGSPVHAVGILGIAENMPSGTALKPRDIITTASGQTVEVFDTDAEGRLILADCLYYAASRFNPSVIVDLATLTYSVMRGLGSIFAGLFSTDNAIATQMIAAGETVGERFWQLPLDRAYDEGLQSPFADMRHHAKDMEDGDAPYAAAFLRHFTEDRPWVHLDIAGKEMADKDQPLGREGATAFGVQMLEEWVQANRKMN, encoded by the coding sequence ATGCCTCAATCGCCAGTGCCGGTCTTTGAAGCGGCCGACGAGATTTCGGCTGAAGCCTCTGTCGTCGTGATCCTGCAAACTGCCCAGACAGGCTTTGGTCCACGGGCAGCGGCGCTGGATGTCGAGTTAAGCGGGATTTTGTCCCGTGCCTGCTCCGACCCGGACGCTTTGGCCGAGTCTGGCACCTGCATCGATGTGATCGCTCCCCAGACCGTATCGGCCCGGCGCATCATCGTTCTCGCTTTGGGCAAGGCTGAGGCTCTAACCGCGCTGTCACTGGCGCGTGCCGGCGGTTTGCTGGCCGTGCATCTCGAAGGCAAGAGCGAGTGCGCGGCTACCTTGCTCCTGGATCCGATCGCCGGTGTCGACCTGCCGGGCGCGGACATCCTGGCGCGCGTGGCGCTCGGCATGCGGCTGCGGCGCTATCGCTTCGACATGCGCAACCAACGCCAGGGCGCCGGCGCGGATCGAACCCTGCGTGTGCAACTGGTCGGCGCAAGCGGCGCCGAGCTAACCCCGGCGCTGGCACGGATGAACGCCATTGCCGACGGCGTCGAATATGCGCGCACGCTGGTCAACCTGCCGCCGAACCATCTCCATCCCGACAATTTCCACGATCACCTGGAGCCGCTGCGCGAAGCCGGCATCGACGTCGAGATCCTCGATACGGCGAAGCTCGGGGAACTCGGCATGAATGCGATCCTGGCTGTCGGGTCAGGGTCGGTAAGGCTGCCGCGCGTTGCTGTCCTGCGCTATCGCGGCAAGGGTGCTCCCGCGCAGCCCATGGCTTTCGTCGGCAAGGGCGTATGCTTTGACTCCGGCGGGCTCTGCATCAAGCGCGGCGAGCAGATGTTCGACATGAAGGCCGACATGGGTGGTGCGGCCGCCGTTGTCGGCCTGCTGATAGCACTGGCCCGGCAAGGCAGCCCTGTGCATGCTGTCGGCATTCTGGGCATTGCCGAGAACATGCCGTCCGGCACCGCGCTGAAGCCGCGCGACATCATCACGACGGCTTCGGGACAGACCGTGGAAGTGTTCGACACGGACGCGGAAGGGCGCCTGATCCTGGCCGACTGCCTTTACTATGCGGCTTCGCGCTTCAACCCCTCGGTGATCGTCGATCTGGCGACGCTGACCTATTCGGTGATGCGCGGCCTCGGATCGATATTCGCCGGTCTGTTCAGCACCGACAATGCCATCGCGACGCAGATGATCGCGGCCGGGGAAACGGTCGGCGAGCGTTTCTGGCAGTTGCCGCTCGACCGGGCCTACGATGAGGGGCTGCAGTCGCCATTCGCCGATATGCGGCACCACGCCAAGGACATGGAAGATGGCGACGCGCCCTATGCGGCGGCGTTCCTGCGCCACTTCACCGAGGATCGGCCCTGGGTGCATCTCGACATAGCCGGCAAGGAAATGGCCGACAAGGATCAGCCGCTCGGCCGGGAAGGCGCCACGGCGTTCGGCGTGCAGATGCTGGAAGAATGGGTCCAGGCCAACCGCAAGATGAACTAG
- a CDS encoding proline iminopeptidase-family hydrolase, with amino-acid sequence MSSEISSREGRAVFGSYETWYRISGELDTDKAPIVILHGGPGVAHNYVDAYKLLARRDRAVIHYDQLGCGNSTLLPDKGADFWTPRLFIDELENLVDHLGIRAGFHVLGQSWGGMLGAEYAVTRPKGLKSLTIANSPASMKLWVEEANRLRTDLPGDVQETLTRHEQAGTTDHPAYQAATMVFYERHVCRVVPFPPEVTETFAQVVRNPTVYHVMNGPNEFHVIGTLKNWSIIDRLPAVDVPTLIISGRHDEATPATVQPYKDGIKGSRWEIFEHSSHMPHVEEQDLCMRVVGDFLDDNDNREKGN; translated from the coding sequence ATGTCGTCTGAGATCAGCAGCAGGGAAGGGCGGGCCGTCTTCGGCAGCTACGAAACCTGGTATCGAATCTCCGGCGAACTGGATACCGACAAGGCCCCAATCGTGATCCTGCACGGCGGTCCGGGTGTCGCCCACAATTATGTCGATGCCTACAAGCTTCTTGCCCGAAGGGATCGCGCCGTCATCCACTACGACCAGTTGGGTTGCGGCAATTCGACTTTGTTACCCGATAAGGGCGCCGACTTCTGGACGCCCAGGCTCTTCATCGACGAGCTTGAAAACCTGGTCGACCATCTCGGCATTCGCGCGGGCTTCCATGTCCTTGGCCAAAGCTGGGGCGGCATGCTGGGCGCCGAATATGCGGTGACGCGGCCGAAGGGTCTGAAGTCGCTGACCATCGCCAACTCGCCGGCTTCCATGAAGCTGTGGGTCGAAGAGGCCAACCGGTTGCGCACCGACCTGCCCGGGGATGTCCAGGAGACACTGACCCGCCACGAGCAGGCCGGCACGACGGACCATCCGGCCTACCAGGCAGCAACGATGGTCTTCTACGAACGGCATGTCTGCCGGGTGGTGCCTTTTCCGCCCGAGGTAACCGAGACCTTCGCCCAGGTCGTGCGCAATCCGACGGTCTATCATGTGATGAACGGGCCCAACGAGTTCCATGTCATCGGAACGCTGAAGAACTGGAGCATCATCGATCGCCTGCCGGCTGTCGATGTTCCGACGCTGATCATCTCCGGACGCCATGACGAGGCCACGCCCGCGACCGTGCAGCCCTACAAGGACGGCATCAAGGGATCGCGCTGGGAGATATTCGAGCATTCCAGCCATATGCCGCATGTCGAAGAGCAGGACCTGTGCATGCGGGTGGTGGGAGACTTCCTGGACGACAACGACAACAGAGAAAAGGGGAACTAA
- a CDS encoding ABC transporter substrate-binding protein, giving the protein MKKLLLAASAAALLASAWLAPAQAEYLKEHRGGTIRLLARSAAGTLDPHINYTDQGWQMYQPIYDGLVAFRKAEGMDGFTIVPDLAEALPQVSNDGKTFTFKLRKGIKFSDGHDLSVKDVVASFQRIFKVSGPTSGTFYAGIVGADKCLADTKSCTLEGGVVGDEAAGTVTLNLTKPDAEILYKLALPHAVVLPADTPAEDMGSKPIPSTGAYMISAFDPNKGMTVSRNPNFKQWSEDAQPDGYPDVVQYDFGLSEEAAVSAIQNGEADWMFDALPSDRLGELGSKSMDQLHISPLSAWWYAPLNNRLAPFDNEKARQAVAYAIDRNTLVKLFGGKVLASPVCQVLPPDFPGHEDYCPFTKNPGAKWSAPDLDKAKQLVEESGTKGQKVTIIAEDTAISRSIGVYLQSVLTTIGYVADVKPISSNIQFTYIQNTNNKVQMSITQWYKDYPAASDFLNILFSCASFREGSDASINIAGFCDKDIDAKMQKALDLGVTDQKAADKMWAEIDKQITDKAPAVGLFTPKRLDFVSKRVGNFKFNRQFNWMITQSWVQ; this is encoded by the coding sequence ATGAAGAAACTGCTTCTGGCGGCGTCAGCCGCGGCATTGCTGGCCAGCGCATGGCTGGCTCCGGCGCAGGCCGAATATCTCAAAGAGCACCGAGGCGGCACCATTCGCCTTCTGGCCCGCTCAGCGGCGGGAACACTCGATCCGCACATCAACTACACCGACCAGGGCTGGCAGATGTACCAGCCGATCTATGATGGCCTGGTCGCCTTCCGCAAAGCCGAGGGCATGGACGGCTTCACCATCGTACCCGACCTCGCCGAGGCGCTGCCGCAGGTCAGCAATGACGGCAAGACCTTCACCTTCAAGCTGCGCAAGGGCATCAAGTTCTCCGACGGCCATGATCTCAGTGTGAAGGACGTCGTTGCGTCCTTCCAGCGCATCTTCAAGGTTTCCGGGCCGACCTCCGGCACTTTCTATGCCGGCATTGTCGGCGCCGACAAATGCCTGGCCGACACCAAGAGCTGCACGCTTGAAGGCGGCGTTGTCGGGGATGAGGCCGCCGGCACCGTCACCCTCAACCTCACCAAGCCTGACGCCGAGATCCTCTACAAGCTCGCCTTGCCGCACGCCGTGGTGCTGCCGGCGGACACGCCCGCGGAAGACATGGGCTCCAAGCCGATTCCCAGCACCGGCGCTTACATGATCTCCGCCTTCGACCCCAACAAGGGCATGACGGTGTCGCGCAACCCCAATTTCAAGCAGTGGAGCGAAGACGCGCAGCCGGACGGCTATCCGGATGTCGTCCAATATGATTTCGGCCTGTCCGAGGAAGCGGCCGTCTCGGCGATCCAGAACGGCGAAGCAGACTGGATGTTCGATGCGCTGCCGAGCGATCGCCTCGGTGAACTTGGCAGCAAGTCCATGGACCAGCTGCACATCTCACCGCTTTCGGCGTGGTGGTATGCGCCGCTGAACAACCGTCTCGCGCCGTTCGACAACGAAAAGGCGCGCCAGGCCGTTGCCTATGCGATCGACCGCAACACGCTGGTCAAGCTGTTCGGCGGCAAGGTGCTGGCTTCGCCGGTCTGCCAGGTCCTGCCGCCGGACTTCCCCGGCCACGAAGATTATTGCCCCTTCACCAAGAACCCTGGCGCCAAATGGTCGGCGCCCGATCTCGACAAGGCAAAGCAACTCGTCGAGGAATCCGGCACCAAGGGCCAGAAGGTGACCATCATCGCCGAGGACACCGCCATCTCACGCTCCATCGGCGTCTATCTGCAGAGCGTGCTGACCACCATCGGCTATGTCGCCGACGTCAAGCCGATCTCGTCCAATATCCAGTTCACCTACATCCAGAACACCAACAACAAAGTGCAGATGTCCATCACCCAGTGGTACAAGGACTATCCGGCGGCTTCCGACTTCCTCAACATCCTGTTCTCCTGCGCTTCCTTCCGTGAAGGGTCGGACGCTTCGATCAACATCGCCGGCTTCTGCGACAAGGATATCGACGCAAAGATGCAGAAAGCGCTCGATCTCGGGGTGACCGACCAGAAGGCTGCAGACAAGATGTGGGCCGAGATCGACAAGCAGATCACGGACAAGGCGCCGGCTGTCGGCCTGTTCACACCGAAGCGGCTTGACTTCGTCAGCAAGCGCGTGGGCAATTTCAAGTTCAACCGGCAGTTCAACTGGATGATCACCCAATCCTGGGTGCAGTGA
- a CDS encoding ABC transporter permease produces the protein MSNQVAAMPRKTRGPWAVAFAKLARNRAAMASLAVFLLIVLACVSAPLYAHWAQVDPFASTLDAVIQIDGADVAVMEPSTEGLGLGYTPLGPTWRLGNYFLGADSQGRDVMARMLYGGLSSLLISGAATIFTLILGTSAGLIAGYFGGITDTVLSRLLDVLWAFPIYLLAISLSIVTIAQGISIGPIEIESGSLWLPVIIIGIVYVPYVARPIRGQVLSLRRSEFVHAAVNLGVPGWRILWRDILPNITTTLIVFVPLMMALNMLTESALSFLSIGVQPPAASWGTIIQDGQALLYTRPLVALAPGLAIAVSVMALNVFGDGLRDALDPRSKVRLGRD, from the coding sequence GTGTCGAACCAAGTCGCTGCCATGCCGCGCAAGACGCGAGGGCCCTGGGCTGTCGCATTTGCGAAGCTGGCAAGGAACAGGGCCGCCATGGCGTCCCTGGCAGTGTTCCTCCTTATTGTCCTGGCTTGCGTCAGTGCGCCTCTCTATGCGCACTGGGCGCAAGTCGACCCTTTCGCCTCGACGCTCGACGCCGTCATCCAGATCGATGGCGCCGACGTCGCGGTGATGGAGCCGTCGACGGAGGGGCTGGGCCTTGGCTATACGCCGCTCGGCCCGACCTGGCGGCTCGGCAATTACTTTCTCGGCGCCGACAGCCAGGGGCGCGACGTCATGGCCAGGATGCTCTATGGCGGGCTGAGTTCGCTGTTGATCTCCGGCGCCGCCACAATCTTCACCCTGATCCTAGGCACGTCAGCCGGACTGATCGCCGGCTATTTCGGCGGCATCACCGATACGGTCCTGTCGCGCCTCCTGGATGTGTTGTGGGCGTTCCCGATCTATCTTCTGGCGATTTCGCTTTCCATCGTCACCATCGCGCAAGGCATTTCGATCGGCCCGATCGAGATCGAATCCGGCAGCCTGTGGCTGCCGGTCATCATCATCGGCATCGTCTACGTGCCTTATGTGGCGCGCCCCATACGCGGGCAGGTCCTGTCGCTGCGCCGCAGCGAATTTGTCCACGCCGCGGTCAATCTGGGCGTGCCTGGATGGCGCATCCTGTGGCGCGACATCCTGCCCAACATCACCACCACGCTCATCGTCTTCGTGCCGCTGATGATGGCGCTGAACATGCTGACGGAATCGGCGCTCTCCTTCCTGTCGATCGGCGTGCAGCCGCCGGCGGCGAGCTGGGGCACAATCATCCAGGACGGACAGGCATTGCTCTATACGCGGCCGCTGGTGGCGCTGGCGCCGGGCCTGGCGATCGCGGTGTCCGTCATGGCGCTCAACGTCTTCGGTGACGGCCTGCGCGATGCGCTCGACCCACGCTCCAAAGTTCGGCTGGGGCGCGACTGA
- a CDS encoding ABC transporter permease — protein MIYAILRRFGQMLFVMFGISVIVFLIFFATPGADPAARIAGRNASPEVLEAVRHSFGFDRPLYVQYVTMMEKIFVTGDLTSFVNRGWKVVPAVLDSIPVTLSLVFGAAILWVVVSIIIGIIAAATRDSWLDKVLMALGLLGISMPVYWLGEVMNLITQSRYHDSWLFSWVPPLGYKNFSDDPKGWFLTLVIPWITLAILYIGIYGRVLRAAIIESLQEDYIRTARAKGLSETRILLRHALRTSLIAFVTLFGLDFGALVGGSALLTEVVFGLHGIGKLTYDALQNLDLPMIMATVMYASMFVVIANAVVDFVYILLDPRLRTS, from the coding sequence ATGATCTACGCGATCCTGCGCCGCTTCGGTCAGATGCTGTTCGTGATGTTCGGCATCTCGGTCATCGTCTTCCTGATCTTCTTCGCGACGCCGGGCGCCGATCCGGCGGCGCGCATCGCCGGCCGCAACGCGTCGCCCGAAGTGCTGGAGGCGGTGCGCCACAGCTTCGGCTTCGACCGGCCGCTCTACGTCCAGTACGTGACGATGATGGAGAAGATCTTCGTCACCGGCGATCTGACCTCCTTCGTCAACCGCGGCTGGAAGGTGGTGCCGGCCGTGCTGGATTCGATCCCGGTCACGCTATCGCTGGTGTTCGGGGCGGCGATCCTGTGGGTGGTGGTGTCCATCATCATCGGCATCATCGCCGCCGCCACGCGCGACAGCTGGCTGGACAAGGTTCTGATGGCGCTGGGACTGCTCGGCATTTCCATGCCGGTCTATTGGCTGGGCGAGGTGATGAACCTGATCACCCAGAGCCGCTACCACGACAGTTGGCTGTTCTCCTGGGTACCGCCGCTCGGCTACAAGAATTTCTCGGACGATCCCAAGGGCTGGTTCCTGACGCTGGTCATTCCGTGGATCACGCTGGCCATTCTCTACATCGGCATCTATGGGCGCGTGCTGCGCGCGGCGATCATCGAATCCCTGCAGGAAGACTATATCCGCACGGCCCGCGCCAAGGGCCTGTCGGAAACCCGCATCCTGCTGCGCCACGCGCTGCGCACGTCGCTCATCGCATTCGTCACGCTGTTCGGTCTCGATTTCGGCGCGCTGGTGGGTGGCTCCGCCTTGCTGACGGAGGTGGTGTTCGGGCTGCACGGCATCGGCAAGCTCACCTATGACGCGCTGCAGAATCTCGATCTGCCGATGATCATGGCAACGGTGATGTATGCTTCCATGTTCGTGGTCATCGCCAACGCGGTGGTCGATTTCGTCTACATCCTCCTCGATCCCCGCCTGAGGACGTCATGA
- a CDS encoding ABC transporter ATP-binding protein has protein sequence MILSVRDLRVSFRTDDGLVRAIDGVSFDLGESEILGVVGESGSGKTVSLLAVMGLITDPNAVIEGSIRYKGRELVGLPARELRRLRGNEIAMIFQDPMTALTPVYTIGWQIAEQIRAHRNISKSKAMERVEELLAEVNFPNPHEAMSRYPHQLSGGMRQRAVIAMALSCNPALLVADEPTTALDVTVQAGILDLVRKLRATHKSAVVFITHDMGVVSELADRVMVMYAGRVVERGSRMELFSDPRHPYTRALLGSIPPLTGEKPRRLPAIPGSPPSLLRLPQGCAFGPRCPVHYEPCATGKPDLGAGAHAAACFRAVQA, from the coding sequence ATGATACTGTCGGTGCGTGACCTCAGAGTATCCTTCCGGACCGATGACGGCCTGGTGCGGGCCATCGACGGCGTTTCCTTCGATCTTGGGGAAAGCGAGATTCTCGGCGTCGTCGGCGAATCCGGTTCCGGCAAGACCGTATCGCTGCTGGCCGTGATGGGCCTCATCACCGACCCCAATGCCGTCATCGAGGGCTCGATCCGTTACAAGGGCCGCGAGTTGGTGGGACTGCCGGCGCGCGAACTGAGGCGCCTGCGCGGCAACGAGATCGCGATGATCTTCCAGGATCCGATGACGGCGCTGACGCCGGTCTACACGATCGGCTGGCAGATCGCCGAGCAGATCCGCGCACATCGAAATATCAGCAAATCCAAAGCGATGGAGCGCGTCGAGGAACTGCTGGCCGAGGTGAACTTTCCCAACCCGCACGAGGCGATGTCGCGCTACCCGCACCAGCTTTCCGGCGGCATGCGCCAGCGGGCGGTGATCGCAATGGCGCTGTCGTGCAATCCGGCCCTGCTGGTGGCGGACGAGCCGACCACCGCGCTCGACGTCACGGTGCAGGCCGGCATTCTCGATCTCGTGCGCAAATTGCGCGCGACGCATAAGTCGGCCGTGGTCTTCATCACCCATGACATGGGCGTGGTCTCCGAACTCGCCGACCGCGTCATGGTCATGTATGCGGGCCGCGTGGTGGAACGGGGCAGCCGCATGGAACTGTTTTCCGATCCGCGCCACCCCTATACGCGCGCGCTGCTCGGTTCGATTCCGCCGCTGACCGGTGAAAAACCGCGCCGCCTGCCGGCCATTCCCGGCTCGCCGCCGTCGCTGCTGCGCTTGCCGCAGGGCTGCGCTTTCGGTCCGCGTTGCCCGGTCCACTACGAACCCTGCGCGACCGGCAAGCCCGACCTCGGGGCTGGAGCCCACGCCGCCGCATGCTTCCGGGCGGTGCAGGCATGA
- a CDS encoding ABC transporter ATP-binding protein codes for MTDRDQPILETRSLGKRFSIGTRFSAEGRRTVHAVDNVSLTVRRGETVGLVGESGCGKSTLARCLVRLYDITDGTLLFEGDDITSKSLSELRPLRRRLQMVFQDPSASLNPRRRVGDLVAEPLRIHGKLSSREITARVAELFDLVGLLPDHVMRFPHEFSGGQRQRVGIARAIALNPDLVVLDEPVSALDVSVQAQIVNLLADLQEKLNLTYIFIAHDLSVVRQVSTRIAVMYLGSIVEEGPAEEVFATPAHPYSQALISAVPVVETTPSGTRKRIILTGDVPSPLKPPSGCRFHPRCPIAAERCRTERPELREYRPGRKVACHFPTV; via the coding sequence ATGACCGACAGGGATCAGCCAATCCTCGAGACGCGTTCGCTGGGAAAGCGCTTCTCGATCGGCACCCGGTTTTCGGCGGAAGGCAGGCGAACCGTCCATGCGGTCGACAATGTTTCGCTGACGGTGCGGCGCGGCGAGACTGTCGGGCTGGTCGGCGAATCCGGATGCGGCAAGTCCACGCTGGCGCGCTGCCTGGTAAGGCTCTACGACATCACGGACGGCACGCTTCTGTTCGAAGGTGACGACATCACCTCGAAGTCGCTCTCCGAACTCAGGCCGCTGCGGCGGCGCCTGCAAATGGTCTTCCAGGACCCGTCGGCCTCGCTCAATCCGCGCCGTCGTGTCGGCGACCTGGTGGCCGAGCCACTGCGCATCCACGGCAAGCTTTCGTCTCGCGAGATCACCGCGCGGGTTGCCGAACTGTTCGACCTCGTCGGGCTGTTGCCGGATCACGTCATGCGGTTCCCGCACGAATTTTCCGGCGGGCAGCGCCAGCGTGTCGGCATTGCACGGGCCATTGCCCTCAACCCCGATCTGGTCGTGCTGGATGAGCCCGTCTCCGCGCTCGACGTGTCGGTGCAGGCGCAGATCGTCAACCTGCTTGCCGACCTGCAGGAGAAGCTCAACCTCACCTACATCTTCATCGCCCATGACCTGTCGGTGGTGCGCCAGGTGTCGACCCGCATCGCGGTCATGTATCTCGGCTCGATCGTCGAGGAAGGTCCGGCGGAAGAGGTGTTCGCAACACCTGCCCATCCCTACAGCCAGGCACTGATCTCGGCGGTTCCCGTCGTGGAGACGACGCCTAGCGGGACGCGCAAGCGCATCATCCTGACCGGCGACGTGCCGAGCCCGCTCAAGCCGCCATCCGGGTGCCGTTTCCATCCGCGATGCCCGATCGCGGCGGAGCGTTGCCGCACCGAGCGGCCGGAGTTGAGGGAATATCGACCGGGCCGAAAGGTCGCCTGCCACTTTCCGACGGTATAG
- a CDS encoding DUF982 domain-containing protein — translation MDYLHFFSPVRISRGQGHPVEEVDNVAEAMVFLRKWPTGRRGPVYQCALNCCAAALSGQMSAEEARKAFTGFARITRLLDDDMALPVAGENMADIYALRR, via the coding sequence ATGGACTACCTGCATTTCTTTTCGCCCGTGCGGATTTCGCGCGGGCAGGGGCATCCTGTAGAAGAAGTGGATAATGTCGCCGAGGCGATGGTTTTCTTGCGCAAATGGCCGACAGGCCGGCGCGGGCCTGTGTATCAGTGCGCGCTGAATTGCTGCGCGGCCGCGTTGTCGGGCCAGATGTCAGCCGAAGAAGCAAGGAAGGCGTTCACCGGCTTTGCCCGGATCACGCGGCTTCTGGACGATGACATGGCGTTGCCCGTAGCCGGCGAAAACATGGCGGACATATACGCGCTGCGGCGTTAA
- a CDS encoding LysR family transcriptional regulator gives MDHLTSMTVFANVVSEGSFAGAAKRMRLSPAAVSKHVHLLEEWLGARLLNRTTRRISLTEVGASVYERSLRILEDVEDVRTSAAESHARPTGSLRVSAPISFGALYLGKVVAEYLAAYPEVSVELVLDDRVVDIVEEGLDVAVRIAPLTDSNLIARRIAPSWEVICASPEYIDRRGRPTKPSDLQDHDCLDYALRAGRGKWRFDGPEGEVAVKVSARMTATNGQLLRDAALSGAGIVLGPTFLLGEAVRSGWLEIVMPLFKPVGRSIYAVYPSRRHLSAKVQSFVTLLADRFGENPPWDNWNVASGVDNPD, from the coding sequence TTGGACCATCTGACCAGCATGACCGTGTTTGCCAATGTCGTCAGCGAAGGCAGTTTCGCTGGAGCGGCAAAGCGAATGCGACTATCTCCAGCGGCCGTGAGCAAGCATGTCCATTTGCTGGAGGAGTGGCTTGGCGCACGCCTTCTCAATCGGACGACCCGGCGCATCAGCCTGACCGAGGTCGGCGCGTCGGTCTACGAACGCAGTCTGCGCATCCTGGAGGATGTCGAGGATGTTCGTACGAGCGCAGCTGAGAGCCATGCACGTCCGACCGGCTCACTGCGCGTCAGCGCGCCGATCTCCTTCGGAGCGCTGTACCTGGGTAAAGTCGTTGCGGAATACCTTGCGGCCTATCCGGAGGTGTCGGTTGAGCTGGTGTTGGACGACCGCGTCGTTGATATCGTGGAAGAGGGACTGGACGTCGCGGTACGCATCGCTCCACTCACGGATTCCAACCTTATCGCTCGCCGGATCGCCCCCTCCTGGGAGGTCATCTGCGCTTCGCCCGAATATATAGACAGACGCGGACGTCCCACCAAACCGTCAGATCTCCAGGACCATGACTGCCTGGACTACGCGTTGCGCGCTGGCCGCGGAAAATGGCGGTTCGACGGGCCGGAGGGTGAAGTAGCGGTGAAGGTCAGCGCACGCATGACGGCGACGAACGGGCAGCTCCTGCGCGATGCGGCGCTGAGTGGAGCAGGCATAGTACTTGGTCCTACATTCCTTCTTGGCGAAGCCGTCCGTTCGGGCTGGTTGGAGATAGTGATGCCACTGTTCAAGCCGGTAGGGCGGTCGATATACGCGGTGTACCCATCACGAAGGCATCTTTCCGCCAAAGTACAGAGTTTCGTGACGCTTCTAGCCGACCGTTTCGGCGAGAACCCACCTTGGGACAATTGGAACGTGGCGAGTGGCGTTGACAACCCGGACTGA